The sequence below is a genomic window from Methanosarcinales archaeon.
CCGTAAAATAGCTTCGCACCACCATTTCCAGAGCAGTGAAAGCCCCTGTTGGTTTACCAGGGAGTGCAAATACAGGTGTGTCATTCACAATGCCGACTGCTTGGGGTTTACCAGGCCTGATAGCTACTCTGTGAAATAAGAGTTTTCCAGTCTCAGCAATGATATCAGCGACAAAGTCGCGCTCACCTACCGAGACCCCGCCTGTCGTAAATACTACATCGTATTTTTCGCAAGCTTCGAGCAACATCTTCTTTGTTTGATCATAATTATCAGGAACTGCACCTGCAAAGGTAGATTCGCAGCCCATTTCCTTCATAAATCCCTGTATCAGCACCGAGCTTGTGTTTCTTATCATGCCGTTAAAAATTTCCGTGCCAGTGGATATTATGCCAGCTCTGATCATTTTATATACCGGCACTTTTTCGACACCAAGGCTATATAAAAGCGCAGCGCTCTGGGGCATTATTCGATGGTCTTTCTCAAATATCCTGTCCCCTGCATGGTAATCCGCTCCTTCTCGGAATACGTTTTCCCACTTCAGTAGATTTTTTCCATACAGGAGATCTTTTTTGACATCTGCTTCCTCAATTTTCAGCAAAGCATCCGCACCTTCCGGGAGTATTGCGCCTGTAGCTATTGCCATCGTTTCACCTCTCTTCATTTGTGCTCTTTGATCACCTGCATATACGCTGCCCTTCATTTTCAGGGGATAAACATCTT
It includes:
- a CDS encoding molybdopterin molybdotransferase MoeA yields the protein MNTITTLKEALEKIKQLKSIYYFKRESEHVSISDSVGRELSEDIVADYMSPAFDIAAMDGFAIHSEDVYPLKMKGSVYAGDQRAQMKRGETMAIATGAILPEGADALLKIEEADVKKDLLYGKNLLKWENVFREGADYHAGDRIFEKDHRIMPQSAALLYSLGVEKVPVYKMIRAGIISTGTEIFNGMIRNTSSVLIQGFMKEMGCESTFAGAVPDNYDQTKKMLLEACEKYDVVFTTGGVSVGERDFVADIIAETGKLLFHRVAIRPGKPQAVGIVNDTPVFALPGKPTGAFTALEMVVRSYFTEIPRAMGRFVINEDVALLEKSFDYIFFVKIAHNTASSMAREMKLFDGEYNTAIISASPRSSVVEGYVIINRDIVKGEQVNVYLFS